The genomic window CGCGGCGATCACCACCCGGTCGGCCGTGAACTCGTCGCCGGCATCGGTGCGCAGCAGGTAGCGCCCGTCGGCCGCAACGGGACCGAAGCGGGTGTGCTGCTTGTAGACGTCGATGTTGGGCGCGGAACTTCGATAGTCCTCGCCGCTGACCCCGATCGGATCGATGCGTCCGAAGACGCGCGAGACGATGTCGTCCCAGCGCACCCGGTCGATGCGCGCATCGACGCCGTAGCGCGCCGCCTCGCGGACCGCCTGGGCGACCTCGGCGGCGTAGACGAACATCTTCGTCGGGATGCATCCGACGTTCAGGCAGGTCCCGCCGAAGGTGTCCTGCTCGCAGATCGCGACTCGCTTACCGGCGAACCGGTCGTCGAGAATGCTGTTGCCCGAACCGGCCCCGATGATCGCGATGTCGTAGGTCGGCACGCTCATCCCGCCTTGCCGGACGCCGCCGGCGCGCCGGCGGTGCTCAGGTAGCCGTCCAGCCAGCGGTCGAGTTCGCGGTAGGCGACCTCGCGGGGTTCCGGCAGCGACAGGAACACGTCGTGCTTGGCATCGACCACGGGAACGACCGTGCTGCGGTCGCCGATGCAGCCGGCCCACCGGGCGATCTGGGTGACGTCGAGCACGGCGTCACCGCGGTGCATGGTCTCGGGGTCGGTGAGCCGGTGCACGCTGTGATCCGAGCGCAGGATCAAATTCGGCACCCCGACATCGAGGCCGCGATGCAGCCTGCGCTGGCCGCGGCGCACGGCGTGCAGCCAGCCGAACGTGATGGGGAAGCCGCCCAACGGCTTCCACTGCAGGTTGTAGTCGAACTCGCCGTCGAAATCACGGTGCAGGGTGTTGCCGTAACCGCCCTTGCTGGACGGCCGGAGCACGCCCTTGGAGCGCACCCGCGACAGGCCGCCGATCATCGCGGTGGTCACGGGCAGCCGGACCACCATCGGGCCGTGCAAATCCAGAAACGGGCTGTTGAGCACCAGGCCGCCGACACCGGCGTGGGCGCCGGGTCGCTGGCGGCGCAGCCGGTCC from Mycobacterium shigaense includes these protein-coding regions:
- a CDS encoding alpha/beta hydrolase, with protein sequence MTGWEPDVLPGYWQCTIPLGPDPAGEGDIAATLIRRGPEAAARHAVLTVHGYTDYFFNTALGEHFANRGFDFYALDLQKCGRSHRDGQTPHFITDLAHYDAELERALAIIGEPARPGHPVRVLVYGHSAGGLIVSLWLDRLRRQRPGAHAGVGGLVLNSPFLDLHGPMVVRLPVTTAMIGGLSRVRSKGVLRPSSKGGYGNTLHRDFDGEFDYNLQWKPLGGFPITFGWLHAVRRGQRRLHRGLDVGVPNLILRSDHSVHRLTDPETMHRGDAVLDVTQIARWAGCIGDRSTVVPVVDAKHDVFLSLPEPREVAYRELDRWLDGYLSTAGAPAASGKAG